Part of the Sulfurovum sp. TSL6 genome, ATGATTTCTTTGGGTTCATAGCCTATCATGATGAAGATGAAGAGTTTACAGAACTGTTTACAGATACCTTTATCGCAGAGGTAGAAAAGGTCTATCAATCAAAGTGTAAATCCTAGTAGCAACGGTGTAAAGCTTATTCAAGCCTTGAAGTCTCTTCATGTTTACACTTTGTTGCATAGAAAAGAGATCTTCATTTTTAAGTTCTCTAGACTGCCCATAAAGAAAGATAGAAAAAGTTACTTTGCCGTCTTCGCTTTTATCACTGGGTTTTTCATCACAGCTGCCCGGACATCTTCATTTTCATCTATCATTAAGAGATCCAATGTCTCAGCGGGTGTACTTGTATTGACTGCAACAGAGGATCGAACATTTTCATCTTCATCTTTACTGAGTGTATTGAGTATCTCTACAGGTGTATTAGGATTTCCTGCGATCCAATAGGCAAGATCACTATCTTTACTTAATTCAACTAAAGTCTCCATAGGTGTATTTAAATGTTCTGCAACAAACTGTTTTACCAGAGGCGTTTCATCTTTACTCAAGTTCACTAATGTTTCTGCTGATGTGTTCATATGTGCAGCTACTCGTACGCGGACAAATGGATTGTCATCTTTACTTAATTGATCTAAAATCTCAGCCGATATATTTTCATCTTGTAAGAGTTCTAATGCGTTTGTCATATGTGTTACCTTTATCGTTTTTCATTTTTTTTAGCAATGAATTATTTGGATGAATTGTAGCTTTTATATCTTAAATATTAAAGCATCATAGTATGCTCAAAAGTTTGAAATAGGGTTTTAAGTGAATTTACAATATGATGGCCTACAAAAATCCTAAAGGAAAAGAAAGATTAATGGATACCACTATTGATATACACTTTAATGTAACACAAGAACAAAAAGAGACGATAGATTTAAGAGCGTCAGAAAACGGGTTTGATGACATCTCTGCGTATGTGAAGGTCGTTGCACTTAAAACGCAGGCATTTACGCTTACACCTGCAGGTTCATCCACGGGAGAAGCATCTGTAGAACTTGGATTTAAAGTCACAGAGGCACAAAAAACGAAAATAGAAGAAAAGATGAAAGAGAGCGGTTGTGAAGACCTTACAAGTTATCTAAAATATGTTGCATTGCATGCAGTAGTTACGGCAGTCGTAGAAGTACGTTCAACTGGAGATTTTGATGCAATGTTAGCGCGTATTGCTAAAGCAAAGAGTAACGGCTAGTTTTCACCCTCTAGCTTGATACTCCATAATTAAGATAGAAAAGCTACAATTCACTTTATTGATTATAGACATAATATAGATTCAAAACTAATAAGAGTAAAAACATGACAGAAACAGAAGCACTGGTCAAAGCAAATATTGAAAAACATAAGAAACTAGATGAAGATGATTGGGATGACGAATCCCTCATAGAGGCACAAAACAATATAGAATTTGTGAAGCAATTCAAAGAAGAACTCTCTAAAGATCTTTTTGGACAAGAACAAGCGATCAATATTGTTGCCAACAGTATGAAAACCTCCATCAAAGACGAAAAAGGACCTAAGGCCACCTATCTTTTTTTAGGCCCCCCGGCTACAGGTAAGACCTTCCTTGCTGAACTGATGGCAGAACATATGCCTAAATATAAGATCATGAAGTTTGACATGACACAGTACCACCAGCAAAATGGTGGAGAGTTGTATGGTTATCCTGCCGGATGGAAAGGTTACGGTGTCGGTCAACTTACTGGATTTGTACACAGAAATCCTAAGGCTGTTATCGTACTTGATTCCTTTGAAAAGTGTGACAATGTCATTCAAAACAACCTTTTTTCCATATTTGAAGGTGGTAAGATGCGTGATGCATGTGGTTGGGACAAGATCACTGATGAACCGTGTAATGAAGATCCTGACATCATCTATAACGATGAAAATGCAAACTACCTGGTGGACTTTACCGAGGCAATTTTTATTATTACGACAAGTGTAGGTAAAGAGCTTTACCAAGACTACAGGTTTCATGATTTGGTTGAAAAAGACTATATTCAAGCCGAATCGATGATCCTTGAAGCCATAAAAAGAGAAAAGAAAAGAGAAAGTAGAAGTGGCGGTATCCAGGAAGCTATCGTACCGGAACTTGTTTCCAGATTTTCTAAAGCACATATTGTCTTGTTTAATAAGCTTGAGTATGATGCCTTTGAAAAAATATCCAAAAGGGTGTTTTTAAACTATAAAGATGAGTTTTATGACCAATATAAGATCGATTTTGTCGTAGGTAAAAATTTCGACAACTTTTTGAAAATACAGATGCTTAACTTTGCTCCAGAACTCGATGCAAGACGTCTTAAAGAGAAAGTGAGCACCATCTTTTTTAACAGAATCACTGAATTCATGCAAGAAACAGACAAACCGATCATGAGTTTCAAGCAGATAAAAGTATCCCTGTCTAAAGAGGCTGTAGCATTTTTAAAAGAAAGGGTCAGTCCGCTTATTGAAAATGAAACACTCGTAAGAGAGTTGTTTAGGAAAAACACGACCCTTGATATCAATGATACCATCACCGAGAAAAACGGTATCATAACCTATAAGGTCAATTCATGCAAGTTTTCACAAGTGGTGAGGATCAAAGACTTCAGCGAAGATGGTCTTGTTTTTGATATCCCTAATGTCTCTTTTGATGATATTGCAGGCCACCATAAAGCAAAGCAGAGACTAGGGGAGGTCATTAACTTCTTTAAAGAGCCAAAACTCTTGGAAAGTTTTAATATCGTACCACCAAAAGGTATGCTTCTTTATGGACCTCCAGGTACAGGAAAGACGATGCTTGCAAAGGCTTTTGCCAAAGAGGCGGAACTGCCTTTTATCTCGACTACGGGACTTGAACTGCTCCAACCTGAAAAGACAAAGTCAATCTTTACCAGGGCAAAAGCGTACGCACCTGCGATCATCTTTATTGACGAGATCGATACCATTGGAAGACGTGATGGAGAAAATGGCAGAGAAGTACCTATTAATAAACTCTTATCGGAGATGGATGGCTTTTCGGGCAGGAAAGGTGAAGACATCTTTGTGATTGCTGCAACCAACTACAAAGAAAATATTGATCCTGCCATTATCAGACCGGGAAGGGTAGAGATCCATATAGAGATCAACAATCTTGATAAAGATGCAAGACAGTACTTCCTGGACAAAGTAATTAATGACAAGCCTACAAGCGGTTTATTTGATATGCAAAAACTGCTCATGTATACCACAGGATTCACAGGTTCTCAACTTGAAATGCTAGGGAAAGAAGCTTCATACTACTGTTTACGTCATGGCTTGCCTGCAATCACCCAGGATATTTTAATTGAGCAAATCAATACGATCAAATATGGTGAGAGACAGTCTTACCTATCGCTTGAACAGATGTTTGAAGAGACAGCGGTCTATGAAGCAGGACGTGCAGTTATTTCTAAGACATTAATGCCTCATGTAAGTATTGAACATGTAAGTCTTACACCAAAAGACAATAATGAGCACTTTATTTCACGCAACTACAGTGATGTTCAAGAGAACATGACAGTAAAAGATTTTAAAGACAAAGTTTGTGTATCATTGGCAGGAAGAGCGGCCCAGATAAAACAGTTTGGTGAGATAGAAGGCATGGATTCAGGAGCTTCAAATGACTTACAGCAAGCTACACGTGATGCCTACGTTGCTATAGCCCATTATGGAATGGATAAAGAGGTCGGTTATATCAATATCAATGGTGTGATAGATGCACAACAAAAAACTGTTGCTAATAAAGACACAGAACACTATCATGAGAAAATAGACTTGGCACTTGAACGCTGGATGGATGAAGGTCAAAAAACAGTGACTGATCTGGTAAATGAACATTGGAGTACTATAGAAAAGCTATCTAAAATACTGCTTCAAAAAGAGATCATTTATGAAGATGAATTGGATGAGATAGTAGCTGGATAGTCTACTATGGGAGTGAGACTTTTAAAAGTCTCACTCCATAAAGCGTATTTAAAAGCAAAAATCCATTCTAAAGTGGAACGGTACTTTTAAATAGGTGAGTTAGCCAATGTTCGGAGCAGTTTGTGCATCCCATTTGGAAATATGTTGTGTGTACCACTTTTTAAAATCTTTTTCCAAAAAACCTTGTAGCTCTTTTGGACCTTTAAGTATTTCCCATCGTTTATGAAACTTTTCTAATTTTTTTCTTATTGCATCATGATCGCTTTTGTGCATCTGCATGTCTGAGTAATCACTTTGCTCCATCATATCTTCTTCTGTTTTAAAGTGAGTTTCTATTTCAGTTAAGAATCCTGGGAAGAGTTCGTCCACTTTTTCTACATCTTTGGCTTTCACAGCATCATAAAAGTTGTTGATCACTTCCATCTCATCTTCATGCAGCATATTCATCATAGCATTTGCCACTTGTTGTACATCTTGTTGTTGAATTAGCATTTTATCTCCATACAATTAGGTTTTTAAAAAAGATTATAGCTACAAAAAGTTTATACTTACTGACAGATATCAAAAAGTTTCAATATATAAGTGTAAAGGAGGTTGTAAAAGTAAAAGATAAAGTTAGATTAGGACTAAACTTCCTCGATCAAGCATATTAGAGAAAAACCTTCTTTTTTGGCTTTTTCTTCAA contains:
- a CDS encoding AAA family ATPase, producing the protein MTETEALVKANIEKHKKLDEDDWDDESLIEAQNNIEFVKQFKEELSKDLFGQEQAINIVANSMKTSIKDEKGPKATYLFLGPPATGKTFLAELMAEHMPKYKIMKFDMTQYHQQNGGELYGYPAGWKGYGVGQLTGFVHRNPKAVIVLDSFEKCDNVIQNNLFSIFEGGKMRDACGWDKITDEPCNEDPDIIYNDENANYLVDFTEAIFIITTSVGKELYQDYRFHDLVEKDYIQAESMILEAIKREKKRESRSGGIQEAIVPELVSRFSKAHIVLFNKLEYDAFEKISKRVFLNYKDEFYDQYKIDFVVGKNFDNFLKIQMLNFAPELDARRLKEKVSTIFFNRITEFMQETDKPIMSFKQIKVSLSKEAVAFLKERVSPLIENETLVRELFRKNTTLDINDTITEKNGIITYKVNSCKFSQVVRIKDFSEDGLVFDIPNVSFDDIAGHHKAKQRLGEVINFFKEPKLLESFNIVPPKGMLLYGPPGTGKTMLAKAFAKEAELPFISTTGLELLQPEKTKSIFTRAKAYAPAIIFIDEIDTIGRRDGENGREVPINKLLSEMDGFSGRKGEDIFVIAATNYKENIDPAIIRPGRVEIHIEINNLDKDARQYFLDKVINDKPTSGLFDMQKLLMYTTGFTGSQLEMLGKEASYYCLRHGLPAITQDILIEQINTIKYGERQSYLSLEQMFEETAVYEAGRAVISKTLMPHVSIEHVSLTPKDNNEHFISRNYSDVQENMTVKDFKDKVCVSLAGRAAQIKQFGEIEGMDSGASNDLQQATRDAYVAIAHYGMDKEVGYININGVIDAQQKTVANKDTEHYHEKIDLALERWMDEGQKTVTDLVNEHWSTIEKLSKILLQKEIIYEDELDEIVAG
- a CDS encoding hemerythrin family protein: MLIQQQDVQQVANAMMNMLHEDEMEVINNFYDAVKAKDVEKVDELFPGFLTEIETHFKTEEDMMEQSDYSDMQMHKSDHDAIRKKLEKFHKRWEILKGPKELQGFLEKDFKKWYTQHISKWDAQTAPNIG